A single genomic interval of Candidatus Eremiobacterota bacterium harbors:
- a CDS encoding NAD(P)H-binding protein, which produces MPVFITGGTGYVGASVVRELRKRTHVVRALARCKASAEKLRQLGAEPVQGELRDLAVLRTEAAQADAVVHCAFEYSPETVAVERAALEAMLDAAREGRAFVYTSGVWVYGSRGDALIDETSPLSPLELVAWRPAHEELVLAQHGRLRTVVIRPGIVFGDGGGIPGGMVEDARKGALRVIGDGTNRWPTVRHDALAELYGDVVDKRVAQGVYNATRGASVPYDEIARAASRAAGGDGEVEYVELQEARAQMGGFADALACDLNVDSGKAARELGWEPHRPTLLEELAGTTVV; this is translated from the coding sequence ATGCCGGTTTTCATCACGGGCGGAACGGGATACGTCGGCGCCAGCGTCGTGCGCGAGCTGCGCAAGCGCACGCACGTCGTGCGCGCGCTGGCGCGCTGCAAGGCCTCCGCGGAAAAGCTGCGGCAGCTCGGGGCGGAGCCGGTGCAAGGCGAGCTGCGCGATCTCGCGGTGCTGCGCACGGAGGCGGCGCAGGCCGACGCGGTCGTGCACTGCGCGTTCGAGTACTCGCCGGAGACGGTGGCGGTCGAGCGCGCCGCGCTCGAAGCGATGCTCGACGCGGCGCGCGAGGGCCGCGCGTTCGTGTACACCAGCGGCGTGTGGGTCTACGGCTCGCGCGGCGACGCCCTGATCGACGAGACCTCGCCGCTGAGCCCGCTCGAGCTCGTCGCATGGCGGCCGGCGCACGAAGAACTGGTGCTCGCGCAGCACGGCCGCCTGCGCACCGTCGTGATTCGGCCGGGGATCGTCTTCGGCGACGGCGGCGGGATCCCGGGCGGGATGGTGGAGGATGCGCGAAAAGGCGCGCTGCGCGTGATCGGCGACGGAACGAACCGCTGGCCGACCGTTCGCCACGACGCACTGGCCGAACTGTACGGCGACGTCGTCGACAAGCGCGTCGCGCAGGGTGTCTACAACGCGACGCGCGGCGCGTCCGTACCCTACGACGAGATCGCGCGCGCCGCGTCGCGCGCCGCCGGCGGCGACGGTGAGGTGGAGTACGTCGAGCTGCAGGAAGCGCGCGCGCAGATGGGCGGCTTCGCCGACGCGCTGGCCTGCGATCTGAACGTCGACAGCGGCAAGGCGGCGCGGGAGCTGGGCTGGGAACCGCACCGCCCGACGCTCCTCGAAGAGCTCGCCGGCACGACGGTCGTGTAG
- a CDS encoding NUDIX hydrolase, translating to MDVVSTRRVYSGKVVGLRVDTLRGKNGKTHEVEVVEHAEAVVVIVRPRPDELLLVKQYRHPLGRDHWEVVAGVMDPGETPAEAAARELREETGYLAQRVEWLWSAFSAPGFCEELLHFCVVDGYEIGERSGFDAGEEEMELGIFTLEDLWRKIRDDELPDSKTQIAVLWALSGRG from the coding sequence GTGGACGTCGTCTCGACGCGCCGCGTCTACAGCGGCAAGGTCGTCGGCTTGCGGGTCGACACGCTGCGCGGAAAGAACGGCAAGACGCACGAGGTCGAGGTCGTCGAGCACGCCGAGGCGGTCGTCGTGATCGTGCGGCCGCGGCCGGACGAGCTGCTGCTGGTGAAGCAGTACCGGCATCCGCTCGGACGCGACCACTGGGAGGTCGTCGCCGGAGTGATGGATCCGGGCGAAACGCCGGCGGAGGCGGCGGCGCGCGAGCTGCGCGAGGAGACCGGCTACCTCGCGCAGCGCGTCGAGTGGCTGTGGTCGGCGTTCTCCGCGCCGGGCTTCTGCGAGGAGCTGCTGCACTTCTGCGTGGTGGACGGTTACGAGATCGGCGAGCGCAGCGGCTTCGACGCCGGCGAGGAAGAGATGGAGCTCGGCATCTTCACGCTGGAGGATCTGTGGCGGAAGATCCGCGACGACGAGTTGCCGGACTCGAAGACGCAGATCGCGGTGCTGTGGGCGCTGAGCGGCCGCGGCTAG
- the murB gene encoding UDP-N-acetylmuramate dehydrogenase — translation MKPIGLLDESDRAVLRERFGERARFDEPLAPFTWWKIGGPADALLDVETTDELAFVLRRVFKRRLPMFVLGSGSNLLVGDGGIRGIVLRLEGEFARLEVRVEDGVVVVEAGGSASLPVVCTKVASLGGVGVDGLAGIPATVGGSIRMNAGTDREIGEFAREVVVQTPARPDPHPIDVAWRYRQTTIPRDAIVARTTLRFERGEPAAVRERLQSRLVRRKATQPVAIPNSGSCFRNPEGDFAARLIEAAGAKGWREGGAEVSGLHANFIVNTGGASARDVATLLARVRRAVEERFGVDLQLEVHLVGEFTDTECPA, via the coding sequence ATGAAGCCCATCGGCCTCCTCGACGAATCCGACCGTGCCGTGCTGCGCGAGCGCTTCGGCGAGCGCGCGCGGTTCGACGAACCGCTCGCGCCGTTCACGTGGTGGAAGATCGGCGGCCCGGCCGACGCGCTGCTCGACGTCGAGACGACCGACGAGCTGGCGTTCGTGCTGCGCCGCGTCTTCAAGCGCAGGCTGCCGATGTTCGTGCTCGGATCGGGGTCGAATCTGCTGGTCGGCGACGGCGGGATCCGCGGGATCGTGCTGCGGCTCGAAGGCGAGTTCGCGCGGCTCGAGGTGCGCGTGGAAGACGGCGTAGTGGTCGTCGAGGCCGGCGGGAGCGCGTCGCTGCCGGTGGTGTGCACGAAGGTCGCGAGCCTGGGCGGGGTCGGCGTCGACGGGCTGGCCGGGATCCCGGCGACGGTCGGCGGCTCGATCCGGATGAACGCCGGGACCGACCGCGAGATCGGCGAGTTCGCGCGCGAGGTCGTCGTGCAGACGCCGGCGCGGCCCGACCCGCACCCGATCGACGTGGCCTGGCGCTACCGGCAGACGACGATCCCGCGCGACGCGATCGTGGCCCGCACGACGCTGCGGTTCGAGCGCGGCGAGCCGGCGGCGGTCCGCGAGCGGCTGCAGTCGCGGCTGGTGCGGCGGAAGGCGACGCAGCCGGTGGCGATCCCGAACTCCGGCTCGTGCTTCCGGAACCCCGAGGGCGATTTTGCGGCCCGGCTGATCGAGGCCGCCGGGGCCAAGGGCTGGCGCGAAGGGGGAGCCGAAGTGTCGGGCTTGCACGCCAACTTCATCGTCAACACCGGCGGCGCGTCGGCGCGCGACGTCGCGACGCTCCTGGCCCGGGTCCGGCGAGCGGTCGAAGAGCGGTTCGGCGTCGATCTGCAGCTCGAAGTCCACCTCGTGGGAGAATTCACGGACACCGAATGCCCAGCCTGA
- a CDS encoding D-alanine--D-alanine ligase: MPSLKVAVVMGGPSAEREVSIESGTCVMRALTALGHDARSLDFDERFVDAIREIAPDVVFNALHGRGGEDGTIQGVLEWMGIPYTGSGVAACAIAMDKHLTKKLLAAEGLPTPAWDTFDLTGGTLPLLPGSLNLPLVAKPRASGSSAGVAIVKTHEAWTKAMIEAAERTPEILAEEFVPGREFSCGVLGEEALPVVEILSSDEFYTYDAKYKPGGSRHLIPAPIDHDLTLRLQTLALSVHRLVGLRDYSRTDFVVTGHGRPMILEVNALPGLTSTSLLPDEASHDGIPYEALIERLLQYAFLRRAQEVA; this comes from the coding sequence ATGCCCAGCCTGAAAGTAGCGGTCGTCATGGGCGGTCCGAGCGCCGAACGTGAGGTCTCGATCGAGAGCGGAACCTGCGTGATGCGCGCCCTCACCGCACTCGGCCACGACGCCCGAAGTTTGGACTTCGATGAGCGGTTTGTCGATGCGATCCGGGAGATCGCGCCCGACGTGGTGTTCAACGCGCTGCACGGGCGTGGGGGCGAGGACGGCACAATCCAGGGCGTGCTGGAATGGATGGGGATTCCGTACACCGGAAGTGGCGTCGCGGCGTGCGCGATCGCGATGGACAAGCACCTGACGAAGAAGCTGCTCGCAGCGGAAGGCCTGCCGACGCCGGCTTGGGATACATTCGATTTGACTGGCGGGACGTTGCCGCTGCTGCCTGGATCACTGAATCTGCCATTAGTCGCGAAGCCGCGGGCGAGCGGGTCTAGCGCCGGCGTGGCGATCGTGAAGACACACGAGGCGTGGACGAAAGCAATGATCGAGGCTGCGGAGCGGACTCCGGAGATTTTGGCGGAAGAGTTTGTCCCGGGGCGAGAGTTCTCGTGCGGAGTGCTTGGCGAAGAGGCGTTGCCGGTTGTGGAGATACTCTCCTCGGACGAGTTCTATACCTATGATGCGAAGTACAAGCCCGGAGGATCGCGGCATCTGATTCCGGCACCAATTGACCATGACTTGACGTTGCGCTTGCAAACCTTAGCGCTATCAGTACACCGATTGGTTGGACTGCGAGACTACTCGCGGACCGACTTCGTTGTGACTGGCCACGGGCGACCAATGATTCTAGAAGTAAACGCCTTGCCAGGATTAACCTCAACTAGCTTGTTGCCAGATGAGGCGTCTCATGACGGCATTCCATATGAAGCACTCATAGAGCGGCTTCTGCAGTATGCGTTTCTTCGACGTGCCCAAGAGGTCGCGTAA
- the murC gene encoding UDP-N-acetylmuramate--L-alanine ligase, whose product MTDTAYHLVGVGGIGMSAIARLLLARGARVTGSDVTRTPLIEELEREGARIAEGHRAENIPAEADVVVVSSAIAHDNPEFVAAVERKLHILTRGAMLAELAKGHKLLAVAGTHGKTTTTAMLASIFEAAALDPTVAIGGVRADTKTNARAGAGAWFVTESDESDGSFLYLNPTIAVVNNIENDHVASDADLGRLLEQFTVFVNKVPANGRVVVGNDNRASKAVGRQAQAPVTTFATRDGDADLTVTDLRYADLGSAFTVCERGSTLGSIVLQVPGEINVQNALGAIGAARAAGIRFDEIMRGLAAFRGVQRRFEIVGRGALTVIDDYAHHPTAIKQTIAAARTLAHERPVIVAFQPHRYTRTQYLAAQFAESLRGADRVILTPIYAASEKPIDGVGARSIGDPLAAAGTHVTYVDDVEQLLDVAPQEAPAGALVLMLGAGSITGVAHRLGERIAATSVLAR is encoded by the coding sequence GTGACGGACACGGCGTACCATCTCGTCGGAGTCGGCGGGATCGGCATGAGCGCGATCGCGCGGCTGTTGCTCGCCCGCGGCGCGCGGGTGACCGGCTCCGACGTGACGCGCACGCCGCTGATCGAAGAGCTGGAGCGCGAAGGCGCGCGCATCGCGGAAGGCCACCGCGCGGAGAACATCCCCGCCGAGGCGGACGTCGTCGTCGTTTCGTCCGCGATCGCGCACGACAACCCGGAGTTTGTCGCCGCGGTCGAGCGCAAGCTGCACATCCTCACCCGCGGCGCGATGCTGGCCGAGCTTGCGAAGGGCCACAAGCTGCTCGCCGTCGCCGGAACGCACGGCAAGACGACGACGACCGCGATGCTGGCCTCGATCTTCGAAGCGGCAGCGCTCGACCCGACGGTCGCGATCGGCGGCGTGCGCGCCGACACGAAGACGAACGCGCGCGCCGGCGCGGGTGCGTGGTTCGTGACGGAGAGCGACGAGTCCGACGGTTCGTTCCTGTACTTGAACCCGACGATCGCGGTGGTGAACAACATCGAGAACGACCACGTCGCCTCCGACGCGGATCTCGGCCGGCTGCTGGAACAGTTCACGGTGTTCGTCAACAAGGTGCCGGCGAACGGGCGCGTCGTCGTCGGCAACGACAACCGCGCGAGCAAAGCCGTCGGGCGGCAGGCGCAAGCGCCGGTGACGACGTTCGCGACCCGCGACGGCGACGCCGACCTGACCGTGACGGACTTGCGCTACGCCGACCTGGGCTCGGCGTTCACCGTCTGCGAGCGCGGCAGCACGCTCGGCTCGATCGTGCTGCAGGTGCCCGGCGAGATCAACGTGCAGAACGCGCTCGGCGCGATCGGCGCCGCGCGCGCCGCCGGGATTCGTTTCGACGAGATCATGCGCGGGCTGGCGGCGTTTCGCGGCGTGCAGCGCCGGTTCGAGATCGTGGGGCGCGGCGCGCTCACGGTGATCGACGACTACGCGCACCATCCGACCGCGATCAAACAGACGATCGCGGCAGCGCGCACGCTCGCCCACGAACGCCCGGTGATCGTCGCCTTCCAGCCGCACCGCTACACGCGCACGCAATATCTCGCCGCGCAGTTCGCCGAGTCGCTCCGCGGCGCCGACCGCGTGATCCTCACCCCGATTTACGCCGCCTCGGAAAAGCCGATCGACGGCGTCGGCGCGCGCAGCATCGGCGACCCGCTCGCCGCCGCGGGGACGCACGTGACGTACGTCGACGACGTCGAGCAGCTCCTGGACGTCGCGCCGCAAGAAGCCCCCGCCGGCGCACTCGTCCTGATGCTCGGCGCCGGCTCGATCACCGGCGTCGCCCACCGCCTCGGCGAACGCATCGCCGCCACCTCAGTCCTCGCACGGTGA
- the murG gene encoding undecaprenyldiphospho-muramoylpentapeptide beta-N-acetylglucosaminyltransferase, giving the protein MKLRIAFAGGGTGGHIYPALAIDDALRSRDSADAYEPRFFGNRHGLEATLVSTIPLTFVPSAPLQRSLSLSTLRTAFANAAGIVVALRALARFKPSWVIATGGYVCFPVVVAARILRLLRIVRPRIALLEINVTPGLTNRLLAPLVDEVWTTYAASEKSFGRKAVLTGAPVRASLRIAKDAPSARERLGLDPDRMTIVVMGGSQGARSINEAVAALVTRRTLGEDRQVLHVSGERDYAYMQAEERELGAGNRVKLVPYLADPADAYAAADVVIARAGASTLAELAVTGTPAILIPYPHAADQHQAHNAALFAESGAAVVLRDGEVDGDKLWWTLREVLDEPDRCAAMRRAARSLAPRNAGAAIVARIEASLRAGGSEHGPEHE; this is encoded by the coding sequence GTGAAGCTGCGGATCGCGTTCGCCGGCGGAGGGACCGGAGGCCACATCTACCCGGCGCTCGCGATCGACGACGCGCTCCGTTCGCGCGACTCCGCCGACGCCTACGAGCCGCGATTTTTCGGCAACCGGCACGGTCTCGAGGCGACGCTGGTCAGTACGATCCCGCTCACCTTCGTCCCCAGCGCGCCGCTGCAGCGCTCGCTCTCGCTTTCCACGCTGCGCACCGCCTTCGCCAACGCCGCGGGCATCGTTGTCGCGTTGCGCGCGCTGGCGCGGTTCAAACCGTCGTGGGTGATCGCGACCGGCGGCTACGTCTGCTTTCCGGTCGTCGTCGCGGCGCGCATCCTGCGGCTGCTCCGCATCGTGCGCCCGCGAATCGCGCTGCTCGAAATCAACGTCACCCCGGGGCTGACGAACCGGCTGCTGGCGCCGCTGGTCGACGAGGTTTGGACGACGTACGCCGCTTCGGAGAAGTCGTTCGGCCGCAAAGCGGTTCTCACCGGCGCACCGGTGCGCGCGTCGCTGCGCATCGCCAAGGACGCGCCGAGCGCGCGCGAGCGGCTCGGACTCGATCCAGACCGCATGACGATCGTGGTGATGGGCGGCAGCCAAGGCGCCCGCTCGATCAACGAAGCCGTCGCAGCGCTGGTGACGCGCCGCACGCTGGGCGAGGATCGCCAAGTGCTGCACGTCAGCGGCGAGCGCGACTATGCGTACATGCAGGCCGAAGAGCGCGAGCTCGGCGCCGGCAATCGCGTGAAGCTCGTGCCGTACCTCGCCGATCCCGCCGACGCGTATGCCGCCGCCGACGTGGTGATCGCGCGCGCCGGCGCCTCGACGCTCGCCGAGCTGGCGGTGACCGGGACGCCGGCGATCTTGATCCCGTATCCGCACGCCGCAGACCAGCACCAGGCGCACAACGCGGCGCTGTTCGCGGAGAGCGGCGCGGCGGTCGTGCTGCGCGACGGCGAGGTGGACGGCGACAAGCTGTGGTGGACGCTGCGCGAGGTGCTCGACGAGCCCGACCGCTGCGCCGCGATGCGACGGGCCGCACGGTCGCTGGCGCCCCGCAACGCGGGCGCGGCGATCGTCGCGCGGATCGAAGCCTCGCTGCGCGCGGGTGGTTCCGAGCACGGGCCCGAACACGAGTAG